A region of Anolis sagrei isolate rAnoSag1 chromosome 2, rAnoSag1.mat, whole genome shotgun sequence DNA encodes the following proteins:
- the INSYN2B gene encoding protein INSYN2B isoform X2: MGRKETHYLHTLNCDTMAQQGIKVRPALLKRNSLDSVDFRRQPHHRRSKSQQVRFKDDGTDNPPVEESELEAGIAQDPSALSKIQTSQFHNLVNDSLGFPPSQKGLQNIAIQTSPSLRKHFPMFKKKRITTSKSLTEMPNEPEYSIHINGNVSEQDIISSSLSYLSLNQRLDDGPKATMAPKPLLRMVPKAQSNGPLHLSSDRNAILKKVTVCTQVPEYANLGSAQDSFSIYGPDTQMDFNSSVHMTTAVRPTSENCSLYTGSDKSLTCVSQNCKDVNVVHSSCEEKSYTELLAPEDDTSFKETSLSSPQLDHSPSYCSVREHQPAIQQETDSGHKTLTNDNQTTSFTNTNESSPVPSCQTVTENISTNTKVPQCDNCVEGFHINAYLPVTDTKPQNKQVIETNQMHLAHHELGALQDRLQSVEESLQSNQEKIKVLLNVIQDMERARALNEGRNSYRTGQDLNNCSTCQNTACIIYRYFVSMGNLLNMTSDNKKEDSIKF, translated from the exons ATGGGTCGCAAAGAAACACATTATTTGCATACATTAAATTGCGACACAATGGCTCAGCAAGGCATCAAAGTGCGTCCTGCTCTGCTTAAGCGGAACAGCCTAGATTCAGTGGATTTCAGAAGGCAGCCCCACCATCGCAGGAGCAAATCTCAGCAAGTCCGTTTCAAAGATGATGGGACAGATAACCCACCAGTAGAAGAATCAGAATTGGAGGCAGGAATTGCTCAAGACCCATCTGCATTGAGTAAAATACAAACATCCCAATTCCACAATCTAGTAAATGATTCCCTCGGTTTTCCCCCATCTCAGAAAGGATTACAAAATATTGCCATACAGACTTCCCCTAGCCTCAGGAAGCACTTTCCcatgtttaaaaagaaaaggattaCAACAAGCAAGTCCTTAACAGAAATGCCAAATGAGCCTGAATATTCAATTCACATTAATGGCAATGTGTCTGAACAGGATATCATCTCTTCTAGCCTTTCTTATTTAAGCCTCAATCAACGTTTGGACGATGGACCAAAAGCAACCATGGCACCCAAGCCACTACTTCGAATGGTGCCTAAAGCACAAAGCAACGGGCCTCTCCATTTAAGTTCAGACAGAAATGCAATACTGAAAAAAGTAACTGTTTGTACCCAGGTTCCTGAGTATGCCAATCTGGGTTCTGCACAAGACAGTTTTTCCATTTATGGCCCAGACACGCAAATGGATTTTAACAGCTCTGTTCACATGACTACTGCTGTGAGACCAACCAGTGAGAACTGCTCTCTTTACACGGGCTCAGACAAATCTCTCACGTGTGTAAGTCAAAATTGTAAAGATGTCAATGTGGTTCATAGTTCATGTGAAGAAAAAAGCTACACTGAGCTACTTGCCCCTGAGGATGACACCAGTTTTAAGGAAACCAGTTTGTCATCTCCACAGTTAGATCACAGTCCATCATACTGTTCTGTAAGAGAACATCAGCCGGCAATACAGCAGGAAACAGACTCTGGGCATAAAACATTGACTAATGATAACCAAACAACATCATTCACCAACACCAATGAATCATCTCCTGTTCCTTCATGTCAAACTGTAACAGAGAACATTTCTACCAATACCAAAGTGCCACAGTGTGACAATTGCGTGGAAGGCTTTCACATAAATGCCTATCTTCCAGTGACTGATACAAAACCACAGAACAAACAGGTTATCGAAACTAATCAAATGCACCTGGCACATCATGAGTTGGGTGCCCTACAAGACAGGCTCCAGTCTGTGGAGGAATCTTTGCAGTCAAACCAGGAGAAAATTAAAGTCCTTTTGAATGTAATTCAAGACATGGAAAGGGCCAGAGCTCTCAATGAAGG GCGGAACTCCTACCGCACTGGCCAAGATCTCAACAATTGCAGCACTTGCCAGAACACTGCATGTATCATTTACAGGTACTTCGTATCAATGGGTAATT
- the INSYN2B gene encoding protein INSYN2B isoform X3 → MGRKETHYLHTLNCDTMAQQGIKVRPALLKRNSLDSVDFRRQPHHRRSKSQQVRFKDDGTDNPPVEESELEAGIAQDPSALSKIQTSQFHNLVNDSLGFPPSQKGLQNIAIQTSPSLRKHFPMFKKKRITTSKSLTEMPNEPEYSIHINGNVSEQDIISSSLSYLSLNQRLDDGPKATMAPKPLLRMVPKAQSNGPLHLSSDRNAILKKVTVCTQVPEYANLGSAQDSFSIYGPDTQMDFNSSVHMTTAVRPTSENCSLYTGSDKSLTCVSQNCKDVNVVHSSCEEKSYTELLAPEDDTSFKETSLSSPQLDHSPSYCSVREHQPAIQQETDSGHKTLTNDNQTTSFTNTNESSPVPSCQTVTENISTNTKVPQCDNCVEGFHINAYLPVTDTKPQNKQVIETNQMHLAHHELGALQDRLQSVEESLQSNQEKIKVLLNVIQDMERARALNEGRNSYRTGQDLNNCSTCQNTACIIYRYFVSMVLNMTSDNKKEDSIKF, encoded by the exons ATGGGTCGCAAAGAAACACATTATTTGCATACATTAAATTGCGACACAATGGCTCAGCAAGGCATCAAAGTGCGTCCTGCTCTGCTTAAGCGGAACAGCCTAGATTCAGTGGATTTCAGAAGGCAGCCCCACCATCGCAGGAGCAAATCTCAGCAAGTCCGTTTCAAAGATGATGGGACAGATAACCCACCAGTAGAAGAATCAGAATTGGAGGCAGGAATTGCTCAAGACCCATCTGCATTGAGTAAAATACAAACATCCCAATTCCACAATCTAGTAAATGATTCCCTCGGTTTTCCCCCATCTCAGAAAGGATTACAAAATATTGCCATACAGACTTCCCCTAGCCTCAGGAAGCACTTTCCcatgtttaaaaagaaaaggattaCAACAAGCAAGTCCTTAACAGAAATGCCAAATGAGCCTGAATATTCAATTCACATTAATGGCAATGTGTCTGAACAGGATATCATCTCTTCTAGCCTTTCTTATTTAAGCCTCAATCAACGTTTGGACGATGGACCAAAAGCAACCATGGCACCCAAGCCACTACTTCGAATGGTGCCTAAAGCACAAAGCAACGGGCCTCTCCATTTAAGTTCAGACAGAAATGCAATACTGAAAAAAGTAACTGTTTGTACCCAGGTTCCTGAGTATGCCAATCTGGGTTCTGCACAAGACAGTTTTTCCATTTATGGCCCAGACACGCAAATGGATTTTAACAGCTCTGTTCACATGACTACTGCTGTGAGACCAACCAGTGAGAACTGCTCTCTTTACACGGGCTCAGACAAATCTCTCACGTGTGTAAGTCAAAATTGTAAAGATGTCAATGTGGTTCATAGTTCATGTGAAGAAAAAAGCTACACTGAGCTACTTGCCCCTGAGGATGACACCAGTTTTAAGGAAACCAGTTTGTCATCTCCACAGTTAGATCACAGTCCATCATACTGTTCTGTAAGAGAACATCAGCCGGCAATACAGCAGGAAACAGACTCTGGGCATAAAACATTGACTAATGATAACCAAACAACATCATTCACCAACACCAATGAATCATCTCCTGTTCCTTCATGTCAAACTGTAACAGAGAACATTTCTACCAATACCAAAGTGCCACAGTGTGACAATTGCGTGGAAGGCTTTCACATAAATGCCTATCTTCCAGTGACTGATACAAAACCACAGAACAAACAGGTTATCGAAACTAATCAAATGCACCTGGCACATCATGAGTTGGGTGCCCTACAAGACAGGCTCCAGTCTGTGGAGGAATCTTTGCAGTCAAACCAGGAGAAAATTAAAGTCCTTTTGAATGTAATTCAAGACATGGAAAGGGCCAGAGCTCTCAATGAAGG GCGGAACTCCTACCGCACTGGCCAAGATCTCAACAATTGCAGCACTTGCCAGAACACTGCATGTATCATTTACAGGTACTTCGTATCAATGG